One genomic segment of Acinetobacter sp. C26M includes these proteins:
- the mltB gene encoding lytic murein transglycosylase B yields MFLPTLNKTFKFLTLSAGLFLSSNWAQANEFYNHPNYFAFKQKAMTTYGLSSEQIDAAMSGARNLPNILNIMTRPGESKPWYQYRSMFLVEGTIQRGARFKSQYEDVLNRAEQQYGVPKSVILGILGVETGYGANKGSFITRDALATLAFGYPRRADYFSDELAALISWTYKEGYPTNSIVGSYAGAIGYPQFMPSNIQKLGVDYDGNGHIDLRNSAADAIGSIANYLAQHGWERDRPIGFPARYLGNNPDSVIAKDLTQPVPYGELKKLGVAPIDPLVKIDDLDLVNVIQLQDQFGPIYYITYPNFQVITTYNKSRMYATAVWLLGTEVASR; encoded by the coding sequence ATGTTTCTTCCTACTTTGAATAAAACTTTTAAATTTTTAACTTTAAGCGCTGGTTTATTCTTGAGCAGTAATTGGGCACAAGCAAATGAATTTTATAACCATCCTAATTACTTTGCGTTCAAACAAAAGGCAATGACAACCTATGGCTTAAGCAGCGAGCAAATTGATGCTGCGATGAGTGGTGCACGTAATTTACCTAATATTTTAAATATCATGACCCGCCCTGGTGAAAGCAAACCTTGGTATCAATATCGTTCAATGTTCTTGGTTGAAGGTACCATTCAACGTGGTGCGCGTTTTAAAAGCCAATATGAAGATGTACTTAATCGTGCTGAACAGCAGTACGGTGTGCCTAAATCAGTGATTCTCGGTATTCTAGGTGTAGAAACGGGTTATGGTGCCAATAAAGGCTCTTTCATCACCAGAGACGCCCTAGCAACGCTTGCCTTTGGTTACCCACGTCGTGCTGACTATTTTAGTGATGAATTAGCGGCGTTGATTTCATGGACATATAAAGAAGGCTATCCTACCAACAGTATTGTAGGCTCCTATGCGGGCGCAATTGGTTACCCGCAATTCATGCCAAGTAATATTCAAAAACTAGGTGTGGATTACGATGGCAATGGTCATATTGATTTAAGAAACTCTGCGGCAGATGCAATCGGTTCAATTGCCAACTATTTAGCTCAACATGGCTGGGAACGTGATCGTCCTATTGGCTTCCCTGCTCGCTACTTAGGTAATAACCCTGATAGCGTTATTGCCAAGGATTTAACTCAACCAGTCCCTTATGGTGAATTAAAGAAATTAGGTGTCGCCCCAATTGACCCTTTGGTAAAAATTGATGATCTTGATTTAGTCAATGTCATTCAATTACAAGATCAATTTGGTCCAATTTACTATATTACTTATCCAAATTTCCAAGTAATTACGACCTACAATAAGAGCCGCATGTATGCAACTGCGGTATGGTTATTAGGCACCGAAGTAGCTAGCCGATAG
- the rodA gene encoding rod shape-determining protein RodA has product MSPSPQYKFLRQAPRDGLSTANQPSRWQQLHIDPWLCLFLILNAILGLTVLYSASAQDVGLVSKQAMSFGIGFVVMFSLAQIPPKVYQAFSPYFYVFGVLSLLAVVIFGEVRMGAQRWIDIPGFGSVQPSEFMKIGMPMMVAWFLSRKALPPSFSQVILSLLLIVVPFLLIAEQPDLGTSLLVLASGIFVLFLSGLSWKLIAGAAGVAGIIIPIAWEFLLHDYQRQRVLTLFNPEADALGTGWNIIQSKTAIGSGGFSGKGFLEGTQSHLHFLPEGHTDFIIAAYSEEFGLIGVTLLILLYCAIIFRTFQIGLQSFHNYGRLVAGAFGLSFFVYVFVNAGMVSGILPVVGVPLPFMSYGGTAIITLMSTFGLVMSIHTHR; this is encoded by the coding sequence ATGTCTCCAAGCCCACAATATAAATTTTTACGTCAAGCACCTCGTGATGGCTTGAGCACAGCCAATCAGCCTTCGCGTTGGCAGCAACTTCATATCGACCCATGGCTTTGTCTATTTCTTATTCTAAATGCCATACTGGGACTCACTGTCTTATATAGTGCATCTGCACAAGATGTCGGACTCGTGAGCAAACAAGCCATGAGCTTTGGTATTGGTTTTGTGGTCATGTTTAGTTTGGCGCAGATCCCTCCAAAAGTGTATCAGGCCTTTTCACCGTACTTTTATGTTTTCGGTGTACTGTCGCTGCTTGCAGTGGTGATTTTTGGTGAAGTTCGCATGGGTGCACAACGTTGGATCGACATCCCCGGCTTTGGTAGCGTACAACCCAGTGAGTTTATGAAAATTGGTATGCCAATGATGGTGGCTTGGTTCTTGTCGCGCAAAGCCTTACCTCCGAGCTTCTCGCAAGTTATTCTGTCTTTATTGCTCATTGTTGTACCTTTTTTACTTATTGCAGAACAGCCCGACTTAGGCACCTCATTATTGGTACTTGCCAGTGGTATTTTCGTGCTATTTCTTAGCGGATTGTCTTGGAAGTTAATTGCGGGTGCAGCAGGTGTAGCGGGCATTATTATTCCAATTGCGTGGGAATTTTTACTGCACGACTATCAACGCCAACGTGTTTTAACTTTATTTAATCCAGAAGCCGATGCACTCGGAACAGGTTGGAATATTATTCAATCTAAAACTGCAATCGGCTCTGGTGGTTTTTCAGGTAAAGGTTTCTTAGAGGGAACTCAATCCCACCTACACTTTTTACCTGAAGGTCATACCGACTTTATTATTGCAGCCTATTCAGAAGAGTTTGGCCTAATTGGTGTCACCTTACTTATTCTTCTGTATTGCGCGATCATTTTTAGAACATTCCAAATCGGCTTACAAAGCTTCCACAACTATGGTCGTTTGGTTGCTGGTGCATTTGGTTTGTCATTTTTTGTTTATGTATTTGTAAATGCAGGCATGGTCAGTGGTATTTTACCTGTTGTAGGTGTGCCTTTGCCGTTCATGAGTTATGGCGGAACTGCAATTATTACCCTTATGTCAACTTTTGGACTGGTTATGTCTATTCATACACATCGATAA
- the queF gene encoding NADPH-dependent 7-cyano-7-deazaguanine reductase QueF (Catalyzes the NADPH-dependent reduction of 7-cyano-7-deazaguanine (preQ0) to 7-aminomethyl-7-deazaguanine (preQ1) in queuosine biosynthesis), whose protein sequence is MSVEHSLLGKDTQYPTQYQPDVLFPIARAESRQQYLHVEGITQGKDWWHVFEISWLNSFGLPQVAIGRLTLPASSPNLIESKSLKLYFNSMNFTPFESQQAFVETVERDLSSAAGAKVELQLFQVDDLEISKPKGICIDDLIPERLSEHPDSTLLQLDTTAEDDVEIELYSHLLRSNCPVTGQPDWGTVFIRLQGKKPCYRSILAYIISYRQHNGFHEQCVEQMFADIWQLLKPAKLMVYATYTRRGGLDINPCRVSDLSWMPEPIRLARQ, encoded by the coding sequence ATGAGTGTTGAACATTCTTTATTGGGTAAAGACACCCAATACCCTACTCAATATCAACCAGATGTTTTATTTCCAATTGCCCGTGCTGAGTCTCGTCAACAGTATTTACATGTTGAGGGAATTACGCAGGGTAAAGACTGGTGGCATGTATTTGAAATCTCATGGCTGAACAGTTTTGGTTTACCGCAAGTCGCGATTGGCCGTTTAACCCTACCTGCAAGTTCTCCAAATTTAATTGAATCAAAGTCACTTAAACTTTATTTCAATAGCATGAACTTCACTCCATTTGAATCTCAACAGGCTTTTGTTGAAACAGTTGAACGTGACTTATCCAGTGCTGCTGGTGCAAAAGTTGAACTACAGCTGTTTCAGGTTGATGATTTAGAGATTTCTAAACCTAAAGGGATCTGTATCGACGATCTAATCCCTGAGCGTTTATCAGAACATCCTGATTCAACTTTATTGCAGTTAGATACGACCGCAGAAGATGACGTTGAAATTGAGCTGTACTCGCATTTGTTAAGAAGTAATTGCCCTGTGACGGGTCAGCCAGACTGGGGTACTGTTTTTATTCGTTTACAAGGTAAAAAGCCTTGTTATCGCAGCATTTTAGCTTATATTATCTCGTACCGTCAGCATAATGGTTTCCATGAACAATGTGTTGAGCAAATGTTTGCAGATATTTGGCAACTTTTGAAACCAGCAAAACTGATGGTCTATGCAACCTATACTCGCCGTGGGGGCTTGGATATTAACCCATGCCGTGTATCTGATTTGTCATGGATGCCCGAGCCAATTCGCTTGGCACGACAATAA
- a CDS encoding ABC transporter permease, with product MNFSQLQTALWTLVVKEIRRFMRIWPQTLLPPAITMSLYFVIFGNLVGSRIGEMGGFSYMQFIVPGLIMMAVITNSYANVSSSFFSAKFQKSIEELIMSPVPLHLILWGYVIGGVSRGVLVGLIVTIMSLFFTHLEIYNVFVTIYTVIITSLLFSLGGFINAVYAKSFDDISIIPTFVLTPLTYLGGVFYAISALSPFWQNVSLVNPIVYMVNAFRYGILGHSDVNVTFSLGIVTLCCVVLYAIAYHLLARGSGMRE from the coding sequence ATGAATTTCAGTCAATTACAAACCGCTCTCTGGACTTTAGTTGTTAAAGAAATTCGTCGCTTTATGCGAATCTGGCCACAGACCTTGCTCCCGCCTGCAATCACCATGAGTTTGTACTTTGTGATTTTTGGCAACTTGGTAGGTTCACGTATCGGTGAGATGGGCGGCTTTAGCTATATGCAGTTTATTGTGCCCGGCTTAATTATGATGGCCGTGATCACCAACAGCTACGCCAACGTTTCTTCAAGCTTCTTTAGTGCCAAATTCCAGAAAAGCATTGAAGAGCTGATTATGAGCCCAGTACCATTACATTTAATCTTATGGGGTTATGTAATTGGTGGTGTTAGTCGTGGTGTATTGGTCGGCTTAATCGTCACCATAATGAGCTTATTCTTTACTCACCTAGAAATTTATAATGTGTTTGTGACTATATATACAGTCATCATTACTTCATTATTATTTTCATTGGGCGGTTTCATCAATGCGGTCTATGCCAAGTCATTTGATGATATTTCAATTATCCCGACTTTCGTATTGACACCTCTCACCTATTTAGGTGGGGTGTTCTATGCCATTAGTGCATTAAGCCCATTTTGGCAAAACGTCTCTTTAGTTAATCCAATTGTATATATGGTCAATGCCTTCCGTTACGGTATTTTAGGGCATAGCGACGTTAATGTGACCTTCTCTTTAGGTATCGTGACGCTGTGCTGTGTTGTCCTGTATGCAATTGCATATCATTTATTAGCTCGTGGTTCAGGAATGCGTGAATGA
- a CDS encoding ABC transporter ATP-binding protein: MTDALVLSGLSKTYRNGFQALKGIDLTVPEGEFYALLGPNGAGKSTTIGIISSLTKKTSGSVEIFGHNLDTHPSHAKQCLGVVPQEFNFGQFEKTFDILVTQAGYYGIPKKLAEQRAEHYLEKLGLWEKRNIQSRMLSGGMKRRLMIARAMMHEPKLLILDEPTAGVDIELRRSMWDFLTEMNENGTSIILTTHYLEEAEMLCRRIAIIDRGVIKEDTSMKGFLNQLNEESFICDLAEPIETFDLNIIGFKFNLIDPVTLEVTMDKAHSMNDLFLLLQSQNIQVSSMRNKSNRLEELFVKMVEKNLAGADQ, from the coding sequence ATGACTGATGCTTTGGTGTTGAGCGGTTTGTCCAAAACTTATCGTAATGGTTTTCAGGCGTTAAAAGGGATCGACCTGACCGTACCTGAAGGTGAATTTTATGCATTATTAGGACCTAATGGTGCAGGAAAATCGACAACGATTGGTATCATCAGCTCTTTAACCAAAAAAACATCTGGTTCTGTTGAGATTTTTGGGCACAACTTAGATACCCATCCCTCTCATGCAAAACAATGTCTTGGTGTTGTTCCTCAAGAATTTAACTTTGGGCAATTCGAAAAAACTTTCGATATTTTAGTGACCCAAGCGGGTTATTACGGCATTCCTAAAAAGCTGGCTGAGCAGCGTGCTGAACATTATTTAGAAAAATTAGGTTTATGGGAAAAACGTAATATTCAATCGCGTATGCTTTCGGGTGGTATGAAACGCCGTTTAATGATTGCACGTGCGATGATGCATGAACCTAAACTGCTGATCCTTGATGAACCGACAGCAGGCGTCGATATTGAGCTCCGTCGTTCGATGTGGGACTTCCTCACCGAAATGAATGAAAATGGCACATCCATCATTCTCACAACACACTATTTAGAAGAAGCAGAAATGCTGTGTCGTCGCATCGCAATTATTGACCGCGGTGTGATTAAAGAAGATACCTCGATGAAAGGTTTCCTCAATCAACTGAATGAAGAATCGTTTATCTGCGATTTAGCCGAGCCAATCGAAACTTTTGACCTGAATATTATCGGTTTTAAATTTAATCTGATTGATCCAGTTACCCTAGAAGTAACAATGGATAAGGCGCATAGCATGAATGATCTGTTCCTGCTCTTACAGTCACAGAATATCCAAGTCAGCAGCATGCGTAATAAATCGAATCGCTTAGAAGAATTGTTCGTGAAAATGGTCGAGAAGAATCTTGCAGGAGCGGATCAATGA
- a CDS encoding DUF3820 family protein, translated as MQAIILDTETHTLNGLPIEIAYAPIEIENGKLSLDKKQIFDQLYQVGQPISFAAMAVHHILESDLIDQPFYNEFKLPAQTTYIIGHNVDYDVAAIARCGVDTSKLKPICTLALARHVWEDAEAHNISALIYLISKGSDKAREMLKGAHRADADIILTANILMHIIHQLNIQNIEQLYLASEEARIPKTITFGKHKGTAIQDLPADYIQWLMRQDDLDPYLRKALEAKLVK; from the coding sequence ATGCAAGCAATCATCTTAGACACTGAAACACACACGCTGAATGGTTTGCCAATTGAAATTGCTTATGCTCCCATTGAAATTGAAAATGGAAAACTCAGTCTCGATAAAAAACAGATTTTTGACCAGCTTTATCAGGTCGGCCAGCCTATCTCGTTCGCGGCAATGGCAGTACACCATATTCTAGAATCAGATCTGATTGACCAACCTTTTTATAATGAGTTCAAACTTCCCGCTCAAACCACTTATATCATTGGGCATAATGTTGATTATGATGTTGCCGCAATTGCACGTTGTGGTGTTGACACCTCAAAGTTGAAACCAATTTGTACCTTAGCTTTAGCACGTCACGTTTGGGAAGATGCCGAAGCACATAATATTTCTGCTCTAATCTATTTGATCTCAAAAGGCAGTGATAAAGCACGTGAAATGTTGAAAGGTGCACATCGCGCAGATGCTGACATTATCTTAACAGCCAACATCTTGATGCATATTATTCATCAACTCAATATTCAAAATATCGAGCAACTTTATCTTGCCTCAGAAGAAGCGCGTATTCCCAAAACGATTACCTTTGGGAAACATAAAGGTACAGCCATTCAAGACCTTCCTGCCGACTATATTCAATGGTTGATGCGTCAGGATGATCTTGACCCATATCTGCGTAAAGCATTAGAGGCTAAACTGGTTAAATAA
- a CDS encoding alpha/beta fold hydrolase, with protein MNMKLLTVALLSSSLLLTACNDDDNDNISFIPKPEIPENNIQNPVVGIPVAYTKTDFGAVASESSVMTYKMLGQDGKETMATSLLFVPGGPMPTGGWKIVAWAHGTTGVADQCAPSRNATSPAIKDMISQFLAAGYVVVAPDYEGLGEPGSRELHPFLNVKSEAYSITDAVVAARYYLAGQGKLVSRQWMTVGHSQGGQAALGAAQYQSRAKLDYKGTVAIAPASNLDLILTLGELSVIGKPSAVQIPVYASLDTFTALITAGLRNSNPDLQYSQIFKNPTAELAQKYAETGCSGDLGNAFGYSMTLYDKSTGSLNGYGRTQDNFLNLPIVKNFTTKDGQPLTVKVTTPIIIYQGTNDATVPRLATNTLVNSAQQQGTSIQYITDDNSPVKWDHGTAYEANIINIVNDVKTAMPVNN; from the coding sequence ATGAATATGAAATTACTAACGGTTGCACTGCTGAGTTCTAGTTTGTTACTTACAGCCTGTAATGATGATGACAACGACAATATTTCGTTTATACCTAAGCCAGAAATTCCAGAAAATAATATTCAAAACCCTGTGGTTGGTATTCCAGTTGCTTATACCAAGACTGACTTCGGTGCTGTGGCTTCTGAAAGTTCGGTCATGACCTATAAAATGTTAGGGCAAGATGGAAAAGAGACCATGGCGACCAGTTTATTGTTTGTACCTGGTGGACCAATGCCAACTGGAGGATGGAAAATTGTTGCTTGGGCACATGGTACAACGGGAGTTGCAGACCAATGTGCACCAAGCCGTAATGCGACTAGTCCTGCTATTAAAGATATGATTAGTCAATTTCTGGCAGCAGGTTATGTGGTGGTTGCACCTGATTATGAGGGTTTAGGGGAGCCTGGCAGTCGAGAACTACATCCATTCTTAAATGTAAAAAGTGAAGCTTATTCGATTACCGATGCAGTGGTTGCTGCGCGATATTATTTAGCTGGTCAAGGTAAGCTGGTTTCTCGCCAATGGATGACTGTCGGGCATTCTCAAGGCGGTCAAGCCGCATTAGGTGCAGCACAATATCAAAGTCGGGCCAAGCTTGATTATAAAGGAACGGTTGCTATCGCACCTGCTTCTAATCTGGATTTAATTTTAACATTAGGAGAGCTGTCTGTTATAGGTAAACCATCAGCAGTACAGATTCCCGTTTATGCCAGTCTAGATACTTTTACTGCACTGATTACAGCAGGGTTACGTAATTCAAATCCTGACTTGCAATACAGCCAAATTTTCAAAAATCCAACGGCAGAACTTGCACAGAAATATGCCGAAACAGGATGTTCTGGTGATCTCGGGAATGCCTTTGGGTACAGTATGACGTTATATGATAAATCAACAGGAAGTTTAAATGGTTATGGTCGCACCCAAGATAATTTCTTAAACCTTCCTATTGTTAAAAACTTTACCACTAAAGATGGTCAACCTTTAACGGTCAAAGTGACTACACCAATTATTATTTATCAGGGAACCAATGACGCTACTGTTCCTCGATTGGCAACTAATACCTTGGTGAATTCTGCGCAACAACAGGGTACTTCTATTCAGTATATTACTGATGATAATAGTCCTGTAAAGTGGGACCATGGTACTGCCTACGAGGCGAATATTATTAATATTGTCAATGATGTAAAAACGGCAATGCCTGTGAATAATTAA
- a CDS encoding DUF695 domain-containing protein, whose amino-acid sequence MGLIDKFWPSKNHTTTKESTHQLLEVPENWDFYMCDLNGQPASYFLNLALTRIAPILDRSTLLWVEIKMNHSREDGLSSSEEFDHLIEIEDQLIPALTTRLPALYVGRLTHNHLRYFYFYCKDGIDVDPILHKIMQSCPDYSYHFGQKVDSDWSTYFNDMYPNEETMQSISNRSVIEELLNHGDNLEIERPVDHWLYFQNDTDRTVFSKAILSLGFEVIQQDQVEASQNFHYQLQISRIDSVNQQSIDACTTQLIKLAQQFNAQYDGWETQIIRN is encoded by the coding sequence ATGGGATTAATCGATAAATTTTGGCCGAGTAAGAATCATACAACAACAAAAGAATCCACTCATCAATTACTAGAAGTTCCAGAAAATTGGGATTTTTATATGTGTGATTTAAATGGACAACCTGCAAGTTATTTTCTCAATCTGGCTTTGACGAGAATTGCACCGATATTAGATAGATCAACCTTGCTCTGGGTTGAGATAAAGATGAACCATTCAAGAGAGGATGGTCTATCTTCCAGTGAGGAATTTGATCACCTGATTGAAATAGAGGATCAACTCATCCCCGCACTTACGACCAGACTCCCTGCTCTCTATGTCGGTCGTTTGACTCATAATCACTTGAGATATTTCTACTTTTATTGCAAAGATGGAATAGATGTAGACCCTATTCTTCATAAAATCATGCAATCTTGTCCAGACTATAGTTATCATTTTGGCCAAAAAGTTGATTCAGATTGGTCAACCTATTTCAATGATATGTATCCAAATGAAGAAACCATGCAATCCATCTCGAATAGATCTGTCATTGAAGAACTTTTAAACCATGGAGATAATCTTGAAATTGAACGCCCTGTAGATCACTGGCTTTACTTCCAAAATGACACAGATCGAACTGTTTTTTCAAAAGCAATTCTATCTTTAGGCTTTGAAGTTATTCAGCAAGATCAAGTTGAAGCAAGTCAAAACTTTCATTATCAACTACAAATTTCCAGAATTGATTCTGTGAACCAACAATCTATTGATGCATGTACTACACAGCTAATTAAATTGGCTCAACAATTTAATGCTCAATATGATGGTTGGGAAACACAGATCATTAGAAATTAA
- the glyA gene encoding serine hydroxymethyltransferase — MFANISIAEFDPELAQAIASEGVRQEAHIELIASENYCSPAVMEAQGSKLTNKYAEGYPGKRYYGGCEYVDVIEQLAIDRAKELFGADYANVQPHAGSQANSAVYLALLNPGDTVLGMSLAHGGHLTHGAKVSFSGKTYNAVQYGLNTETGEIDYEEVERLALEHKPRMIVAGFSAYSQIVDWQRFRDIADKVGAYLFVDMAHVAGLVAAGVYPNPVQIADVTTTTTHKTLRGPRSGLILAKANEEIEKKLQSAVFPGNQGGPLMHAIAAKAICFKEAMSDEFKTYQQQVVKNAQAMAEVLISRGFDVVSGGTENHLFLLSLIKQDVTGKEVDAWLGAAHITVNKNAVPNDPRSPFVTSGIRIGTPAVTTRGFGEAEVRELAGWIADVIDSKGDEKVIADVKAKVEAVCAKFPVYAN, encoded by the coding sequence ATGTTTGCCAATATCTCTATTGCTGAATTTGATCCAGAATTAGCTCAAGCGATTGCTTCTGAAGGCGTACGCCAAGAAGCGCATATTGAGTTAATCGCATCTGAAAACTATTGCTCACCAGCTGTAATGGAAGCACAAGGATCAAAACTTACGAATAAATATGCAGAAGGCTATCCTGGCAAACGCTACTATGGCGGTTGTGAATATGTGGACGTGATTGAACAACTTGCAATTGATCGTGCAAAAGAGTTGTTCGGTGCAGACTATGCAAACGTTCAACCGCATGCGGGTTCACAAGCAAACTCTGCTGTTTACCTAGCGCTTCTTAACCCAGGTGATACTGTATTAGGTATGAGCTTGGCTCACGGTGGTCACTTGACTCACGGTGCTAAAGTAAGCTTCTCTGGTAAAACATATAATGCTGTTCAGTATGGTTTAAATACTGAAACTGGCGAAATTGATTATGAAGAAGTAGAGCGTTTAGCGTTGGAACACAAGCCACGCATGATCGTTGCTGGTTTCTCTGCATATAGCCAAATCGTTGATTGGCAGCGTTTCCGTGACATCGCTGACAAAGTGGGTGCATACCTTTTTGTTGATATGGCGCATGTTGCTGGTTTAGTTGCTGCAGGTGTTTATCCGAACCCAGTGCAAATTGCGGACGTTACTACAACAACGACGCATAAAACACTTCGTGGTCCACGTTCTGGTTTAATCTTAGCTAAAGCAAACGAAGAAATTGAGAAGAAACTTCAATCTGCTGTATTCCCAGGTAACCAAGGTGGTCCTTTGATGCATGCAATTGCTGCTAAAGCAATCTGTTTCAAAGAAGCAATGTCGGATGAGTTTAAAACTTACCAACAACAAGTTGTGAAAAATGCACAAGCTATGGCTGAAGTGTTGATTTCACGTGGCTTTGATGTTGTTTCTGGTGGTACAGAAAATCATTTATTCTTATTGTCTTTGATCAAACAAGACGTAACGGGTAAAGAAGTTGATGCTTGGTTAGGTGCTGCTCACATTACAGTAAACAAAAATGCGGTTCCAAATGACCCGCGTTCTCCGTTCGTAACTTCTGGTATCCGTATTGGTACGCCAGCAGTGACGACTCGTGGTTTTGGTGAAGCTGAAGTACGTGAACTTGCAGGTTGGATTGCTGACGTAATCGACAGCAAAGGTGACGAGAAAGTTATCGCTGACGTAAAAGCTAAAGTTGAAGCTGTTTGTGCAAAATTCCCAGTGTATGCAAACTAA
- a CDS encoding urea amidolyase associated protein UAAP1, with protein MNQSFYHDNKILWQEILPGGHHWSGRIQRGAVLQLEAVGYHANVSLYCVNADDKLERFNMPDSVKAQHTAFLSTGHVLYSDLGRVMASIVQDEHGWNDVFCGPSTAQQIEQHFGKKNFQDARNDMHQNGLDSLLVELTKFGLGQADLSATVNLFSKVQPDDHGRLSYVTDDNQQQKIELRFEMDCLVFLSAAPHALDSSTHYQPSDIQLRLFKANALTEQDVCRDSCAQNQRGFANNTRYYALSN; from the coding sequence ATGAATCAATCGTTCTATCACGACAATAAAATACTGTGGCAAGAAATATTACCCGGTGGGCATCACTGGTCTGGTCGCATTCAACGCGGTGCAGTTTTACAGCTTGAAGCAGTGGGGTATCATGCCAATGTGTCATTGTATTGTGTTAACGCCGATGACAAGCTCGAACGCTTTAATATGCCTGATAGCGTAAAAGCGCAACATACCGCTTTTCTCTCGACAGGCCATGTTCTGTATTCTGATCTTGGTCGCGTGATGGCCTCCATTGTTCAAGATGAACATGGCTGGAATGATGTGTTTTGTGGCCCGAGTACGGCACAGCAAATTGAACAACATTTTGGCAAAAAAAACTTTCAGGATGCGCGTAATGACATGCATCAAAATGGTCTAGATAGTTTATTGGTGGAATTGACCAAATTTGGTCTAGGCCAAGCCGATTTGAGCGCAACGGTAAATTTATTTTCAAAAGTCCAGCCTGATGATCATGGCCGATTAAGCTACGTCACAGACGATAATCAACAGCAAAAGATTGAACTGCGCTTTGAAATGGATTGTCTGGTTTTTCTTTCTGCAGCACCGCATGCACTCGATTCATCTACACATTATCAACCCTCCGATATCCAACTTCGTCTATTCAAAGCAAATGCCTTAACTGAACAAGATGTCTGTCGGGATTCATGTGCTCAAAATCAGCGCGGTTTTGCCAATAACACACGCTATTACGCATTGTCGAATTAA
- a CDS encoding urea amidolyase associated protein UAAP2: protein MTASAKIEQIVLDEICLAGEAWMGEVKQGQYFRIIDLEGNQAVDTLFISANNVEERYSATDTLAQNQQLYLEKGTTLFSNFARPIATIVEDNCGRHDTLGGACSCESNTVRYAHDKYSMHSCRNNFMYALAQHPIAKKYRLNVRHIGPNINFFMNVPVTAEGYLKFEDGVSAAGKYVEIKAEMDLIVLISNCPQLNNPCNAYNPTKIQLVISDV from the coding sequence ATGACAGCATCAGCAAAAATTGAACAGATTGTTTTAGACGAGATTTGCCTTGCAGGCGAAGCATGGATGGGCGAAGTGAAGCAAGGTCAGTACTTCCGTATTATTGATTTGGAAGGCAACCAAGCCGTTGATACCTTATTTATCAGCGCCAACAATGTTGAAGAGCGTTATAGCGCAACCGATACCTTGGCGCAAAATCAACAACTTTATCTGGAAAAAGGCACGACTTTATTTAGTAATTTTGCCCGTCCCATCGCTACGATTGTCGAAGATAACTGTGGCAGACATGACACCTTAGGCGGCGCATGTTCATGTGAAAGCAATACGGTACGTTATGCGCATGATAAATATTCGATGCACAGTTGTCGCAATAATTTCATGTATGCCTTGGCGCAGCATCCGATTGCCAAAAAGTATCGGCTCAATGTCCGTCATATTGGCCCCAATATTAACTTTTTTATGAATGTGCCTGTGACTGCTGAAGGTTATTTAAAGTTTGAAGATGGGGTTTCTGCAGCGGGTAAATATGTCGAGATCAAAGCGGAAATGGATCTGATCGTTTTGATCTCGAATTGTCCGCAATTGAATAATCCTTGCAATGCCTATAACCCGACCAAAATCCAACTTGTTATAAGTGACGTGTGA